The window ACCCGGTTGTTCCTCTATCACAAGCCCGCCGGGCTGCTGACCGCAGAGCGCGATCCCAAGGGGCGACCGACCATCTATGACAAGCTGCCCGCCGGCCTGCCGCGGGTGATGCCGGTCGGGCGGCTCGATCTCAACACCGAGGGGCTGTTGCTGCTAACGACCGATGGCGAGTTCAAGCGCCAGCTCGAACTGCCCTCCACCGGGGTTCAGCGCAGCTATCGCGCGCGCGCCTTCGGCAACGTCACCCAGGAACAGCTCGAGGATCTGATCGAGGGGATCGAGATCGACGGCGTCCGCTATGGCGCGATCGACGCCAATCTGGAACGGCGGACGGGTGCCAACACCTGGATCGAAATGAAGTTGAAGGAAGGCAAGAATCGCGAAGTGCGCCGGGTGCTGGAGCATCTGGGCCTGCGCGTCTCGCGGTTGATCCGCACCGCCTACGGCCCGTTCCCGCTTGCCGATCTGCCGGTGGGCGAGGTGGTCGAAATCCGCCAGCACGATCTGGTCGCTTTCAGGAAAACGCTGGATAAATGAGAATCATCGCAGGGGAATGGCGCGGCCGATCGCTGATCGCGCCCGAAGGAAAAGCGACCCGCCCGACCGCCGACCGAACACGCGAGGCCCTGTTTTCGATGCTCGCGAGCCGGGTCGGCAGTTTCGAAGGGCTGCGCGTCGCCGATGTCTGTGCGGGAACCGGCGCGTTGGGCCTTGAGGCATTGTCGCGCGGTGCCGCGCACTGCACCTTCGTCGAGCGCGATCGCGCTGCGGTGGATGCTCTGAAAGCCAATATCGCCAAGATCGGCGCCGATGCCGAGGCGAAGGCCGAAGTGCGCGCGATCGCGGCGGAAAGCTTTACCGGTGGTTCCTACGATCTCGTCCTGATCGATCCGCCTTATGGCACCGGGCTGGCGCAGAAGATCCTGCCGAAGATCGGCGTCGCGCCGGGCGGCTGGGTGAGCATCGAAACCGCCAAGGGTGAGGCCGTCACGGTTCCCGGCTTCGAATCGGTGGTCGAACGGGTTCACGGCAAGGCGATGCTGACATTGTTGAGGGCTGAGGCATGAGTGCCACGTTGGCGGCGCTGCTGGCCGCGCAGGAGATCGTCGTCACCGGCCAAGGGCTCGGCGCGACCAAGGGCGATGCGGCGTTCGATGTCGTCTCGATCGATCGCAACCGGATCGAGACGAGCGCGAGCGGACGGATGGAAGACATTCTGCGCGACGCCGCGGGCTTCCAGCAGTTTCGCCGGTCGGATTCGCGCTCGGCGCACCCGACCAGCCAGGGCGCGACTTTGCGCGGGCTTGGCGGCAACGCCTCGACGCGCGCGCTCGTGCTGCTGGATGGCGTGCCGATGGTCGATCCCTTCGGCGGGTGGATCGGCTGGGCGGCACTCGATCCCGCGCGGATCGGCCATATCCGCGTTACGCGCGGCGGCGGCACCGGCGCATCCGGGCCGGGCGCACTGGCGGGCACGATCGAGCTGACGAGTGCGAGGCCCGATCAGATCGGGCCGGTCAGCGCCTCGATCGCTTATGGCAGTCGCGATTCGATCGATGCCGATGCCACGGTCGGCCTGAAGCTGGCGGGC is drawn from Sphingomonas crocodyli and contains these coding sequences:
- a CDS encoding pseudouridine synthase, with amino-acid sequence MPPRPPAKPPSSSTRSAPRPKLGRRQARGVQAASANPHPARAAAAAKGSKEPQRIAKLLARSGVASRREIERMIAEGRVAINGEVIDTPATLLTSLNGVTVDGKQVEAPRPTRLFLYHKPAGLLTAERDPKGRPTIYDKLPAGLPRVMPVGRLDLNTEGLLLLTTDGEFKRQLELPSTGVQRSYRARAFGNVTQEQLEDLIEGIEIDGVRYGAIDANLERRTGANTWIEMKLKEGKNREVRRVLEHLGLRVSRLIRTAYGPFPLADLPVGEVVEIRQHDLVAFRKTLDK
- the rsmD gene encoding 16S rRNA (guanine(966)-N(2))-methyltransferase RsmD, which encodes MRIIAGEWRGRSLIAPEGKATRPTADRTREALFSMLASRVGSFEGLRVADVCAGTGALGLEALSRGAAHCTFVERDRAAVDALKANIAKIGADAEAKAEVRAIAAESFTGGSYDLVLIDPPYGTGLAQKILPKIGVAPGGWVSIETAKGEAVTVPGFESVVERVHGKAMLTLLRAEA